A genomic segment from Chitinophagaceae bacterium encodes:
- a CDS encoding ABC transporter permease produces the protein MPKDEWDLVVEPKSSLFSLNFKEVWRYKDLLLLMVRRDFVAYYKQTILGPIWFFLQPLLTTAMYFLIFFKVAKLSTDDVPPMLFYLAGVTVWNYFSESLTKTSDTFIANAAIFGKVYFPRLVIPISIVVSNLMRLGIQFMLFLVFWVYYLLATNAIHPHWDAMLLLPILILLMACLSLGLGIIFSSLTTKYRDLRFLLGFGIQLMMFATPVVYPLSLASEKYKWLLVANPFTAIIETFRYAFLGKGEFNWMYLGYSALVTIIILLIGTLIFNKVEKTFMDTV, from the coding sequence ATACCTAAAGATGAATGGGACCTGGTAGTAGAACCCAAATCATCTCTTTTTAGCCTTAACTTTAAGGAAGTATGGCGCTATAAGGATTTACTGTTGCTGATGGTGCGGCGTGACTTTGTAGCTTATTACAAGCAAACCATCCTCGGGCCTATCTGGTTTTTCCTGCAACCCCTGCTTACCACGGCAATGTATTTTCTCATTTTTTTTAAAGTGGCCAAATTATCTACAGATGATGTGCCGCCAATGTTGTTTTACCTTGCAGGCGTAACCGTATGGAATTATTTTTCAGAGTCATTAACCAAAACCTCCGATACTTTTATAGCCAACGCAGCCATTTTTGGCAAAGTATATTTTCCCAGGCTGGTAATTCCTATTTCTATTGTGGTTTCCAACCTCATGCGCCTGGGCATTCAGTTTATGCTCTTTCTGGTATTTTGGGTGTATTATTTACTGGCCACAAACGCTATACATCCGCATTGGGATGCAATGCTGCTTTTGCCCATTTTAATTTTGCTTATGGCATGCCTTTCGCTGGGCTTGGGTATTATATTTTCGTCACTCACCACAAAGTACCGTGACCTCAGATTTCTGCTGGGTTTTGGCATTCAACTCATGATGTTTGCCACACCTGTTGTGTACCCGCTTAGCCTTGCATCGGAAAAATACAAATGGCTGCTGGTAGCAAACCCGTTTACCGCTATTATAGAAACTTTTCGTTACGCATTTTTGGGCAAGGGTGAATTTAACTGGATGTACCTGGGCTATAGCGCACTCGTAACCATTATTATTTTATTAATAGGTACATTAATTTTTAATAAGGTAGAAAAAACATTTATGGATACCGTATAA
- a CDS encoding ATP-binding cassette domain-containing protein — protein MAETVIEIHKLSKLYRLGQVGSGTLRNDLHRWWQMARGKEDPFLKLGQENIRDQKGSEFVWALKDISFEVCKGEVLGIIGKNGAGKSTLLKILSRVTSPTTGYFKAKGRIASLLEVGTGFHPELSGRDNIFLNGAILGMTKNEIKRKFDAIVDFAGVERYIDTPVKRYSSGMYVRLAFAVAAYLESEILIVDEVLAVGDMEFQKKCIGKMSEVSESEGRTVLFVSHNMGTLISLCKHGIIMQNGTVVYNGSMQDAISNYSAMQATTGEDSPYLDCSKYTNPEISLNFLQIKGQDNKLSNNFLSDSAVLVELNYQLSSTVNNLRIIIALKTIEGFNIFETADVLAAGRGVRQQGCFSSILKIPAHFLNVGKYIIEVTVDKPGEKELFGSILLGFNITELMECQIGITMSRPMGVIHPKLDWQIIQNQ, from the coding sequence ATGGCAGAAACAGTAATAGAAATACACAAGCTTTCAAAACTCTACAGGCTTGGCCAGGTAGGCAGCGGTACTTTACGAAACGACCTGCACCGGTGGTGGCAAATGGCAAGGGGAAAAGAAGACCCATTTTTAAAACTTGGCCAGGAGAATATAAGAGATCAAAAAGGAAGTGAATTTGTGTGGGCGCTAAAAGATATAAGTTTTGAAGTATGCAAAGGTGAAGTGCTGGGCATTATTGGTAAAAACGGCGCCGGCAAATCTACTTTATTAAAAATATTATCGAGGGTTACTTCTCCTACCACTGGATATTTTAAAGCCAAAGGCCGCATTGCCTCTTTGCTGGAAGTAGGCACAGGTTTTCACCCCGAGCTGAGCGGCAGAGACAATATTTTTTTAAACGGAGCCATACTGGGCATGACGAAGAATGAAATAAAACGCAAGTTTGATGCCATTGTAGATTTTGCCGGCGTGGAACGCTATATAGATACGCCAGTAAAGCGTTACAGTAGCGGAATGTACGTGCGGCTTGCATTTGCCGTAGCCGCATATTTGGAAAGTGAAATTTTAATTGTAGATGAAGTACTGGCCGTAGGCGATATGGAATTTCAAAAAAAATGTATTGGCAAAATGAGCGAAGTGAGCGAAAGTGAAGGCCGTACCGTTTTATTTGTGAGCCATAATATGGGCACTCTTATTTCGCTTTGCAAGCATGGCATCATTATGCAAAACGGCACCGTGGTTTATAACGGCTCCATGCAGGATGCTATTTCAAATTATTCCGCCATGCAGGCAACAACAGGCGAAGACTCGCCGTACCTTGATTGCAGTAAGTATACAAACCCTGAAATAAGTCTCAACTTTTTGCAAATAAAGGGCCAAGATAATAAGCTGTCCAATAATTTCCTGTCGGATAGTGCTGTGCTTGTTGAATTGAATTATCAACTATCATCTACGGTAAATAACCTGCGTATCATTATTGCATTAAAAACAATAGAAGGGTTTAATATTTTTGAAACCGCTGATGTATTGGCTGCTGGCAGAGGAGTAAGACAGCAAGGTTGTTTTTCCAGTATTTTAAAAATACCTGCTCACTTTTTAAATGTGGGTAAATATATAATTGAAGTAACGGTTGATAAACCTGGCGAAAAAGAACTGTTTGGCTCAATTCTTTTGGGTTTTAATATTACTGAATTGATGGAATGCCAAATCGGAATTACCATGAGCAGGCCAATGGGTGTGATACATCCAAAACTGGATTGGCAAATAATTCAAAACCAGTAA